In Gimesia panareensis, the genomic window GGTTTTGCTTCGGTGCGGGCGGACTATGCAGGCGGAGAATTAGTGACGAAGCCGCTGATCTTCGACGGTTCAGAACTCTCGATCAATTTTTCGACCTCGGCTGCGGGTGGTATTAAAGTCGAGATCCAGGATGAGCAGGGCAAGCCGATTCCCGGATTCACCCTGGCTGACGCGCGCGAGCAGATCGGAAACGAAGTCGACCGGATTGTTACCTGGAAGGGGGGCTCCGATGTGTCAGCCCTCAGCGGAAAACCGGTGCGGTTAAAGTTTGTGATGAAAGATGCCGATCTGTATTCGCTGCAGTTTGTGAAATAGTGAGACTCTAAATGCAGTTGCATCAGGAAAGTCGCATTAAAACTCTCGCGACTTTCCTGATTTTTTAACGTTGCGTACATTGCCCACTCATCTGACTCTCTTATGATACACATAGAGCTACCCATTCATCGAAGTGTGTTTCTCTATGAAGTGTGCTTCCTTCCTCCTCCCTCTGATTCCAAAGAATATAATCATGATAGAGCGAAGACGATTGCTGGTAGTCGGCGTTGGGTCGATTGGAGAACGACATCTGCGCTGTTTTCAGTCCACGGACCGCGTGGACATCTCCATTTGTGAACTGAATGCCGACCTGCGGCAGAAAATAGCTGATCGCTACAGTATCAAAACACAATACGCGGACCTGGAGACCGCCCTGGCGGATCCGCATGACTTTGCGGTGATCGCGACTCCCGCCCACCTGCACATTCAGATGGCGCGGCAGGTGGTAGAAGCCGGGCTGGATGTGTTTATCGAGAAGCCGCTGAGTACCGATGTGTCAGGCGTTGCGGAACTGCAGAAGTCGCTGGAAGCGAAACAGCGCAAAGCGGGGGTGGCCTATGTCTATCGCGCCCATCCGGCGCTGGCTGCTATGAAGGTGGATCTGGATTCCGGGCACTATGGCAAACCCGTGGAAATGGTTGTCGTCTCGGGGCAGAATTTTCCCACCTACCGGCCGGCCTACCGTGATATTTATTACAAATCACGCGAGACGGGCGGCGGTGCGGTGCAGGATGCTTTGACGCATTCGATGAACGCCGGCGAATACCTGGTCGGTCCGGTCAAGGCTCTGGTAGCGGACTGTGCGCATCAGGTGCTGGAGGGCGTTGATGTGGAAGACACCGTGCACGTGATTACCCGGCAAGGGAACGTGATGGGCAGTTTCAGTCTGAATCAGCATCAGCCGGCGAATGAATCGAGCATTACTGTGATTTGCGAGCGGGGCATGTTGCGGTTCGAGTATCAGAAAAGCTGGTATCGTCGAGTCTCCGAACCTGAAGGAGAATGGGAAGTGGGTTACCGGGAAAAGTTGGAACGGGACACTCTGTTCGAACGTCAGGCGAGTGCCTTTCTGGATTACCTGGATGGTTTCTGCCCGCCACTCTGTTCGCTGGAAGAAGGAATGCAGACACTGGCCGTGAATCTCTCCATTCTGGAATCCGTAGAACGACGTGCCTGGATTGAACCGGCACACTATCTTTCTCATTAATCCTTTCCACCTGAGAAACAGGAATCCTCGATGCAACCGAGCGAAGAACCGACGATTCAGCAGTTATTCGATCTCACTGGCAAAACCATTTTGATTTCTGGTGCCAGCGGTTATCTTGGAGGCGCGATGGCCCGGGGCCTGGCGGAAGCCGGGGCCCGGCTGGTGGTCAGCAGTCGCAGTCAGGAACGTGCGGTCCAGACGGCGGCAGAACTTCCGGACCCACGACAGGTGGGACATCTGGGGGTGGCGCTGGATCATATGGACGCCGATTCAATTGACGCAGGTTTTGCAGCAGCCCTGGAGGCAGCAGGCCAGATCGATGTGCTGGTGAATAACGGCAATGACCCGGTGGGGGAAGACTGGCGGAATGTGACTGCGGAAGCGTTTAACCGTCACCTGCAGAATGCGACCGGCTATTTTCTGCTGGCACGCAAGCTGCGTGATCACCTCGTCGCGCGCGAAGCCCGGGGGAGCGTGATCATGATCGGTTCGATGTATGGCGTGGTCGGTTCCTATCCTGAAGCGTATGACGGGATCTGCGCCGCCAGTCCGGTAGCCTATCATACGATGAAGGGGGGGCTGATTCATCAGACACGGCATCTGTCGGTCTACTGGGCCAAAGATGGTGTGCGGGTCAACTGTCTGAGCCCGGGGCCGTTTCCTTCTGAGAAAGCCCCCGCGGGGCTGGCAGAACGACTGAGTAAGCACAGTCCGATGGGACGTATGGGATCGCCGTCCGAGTTGAAAGGGGCTGTGGTCTTCCTGGCGAGTGAGGCGAGCAGCTACATCACCGGTCAGAACCTGCTGGTTGATGGTGGCTGGACGGCCTGGTAAGCGGAAAACAGACTCGATCTGATCGTGTTTTCTGGTACAATAGCTGATTCTACTGAACTGGAATCAGCTGAGTCTGAATAACGCGCTTTGATTGTACACCGCCGGACGATCTATGGGTTTAGAGATTCTTAATGCAACGGGAG contains:
- a CDS encoding SDR family NAD(P)-dependent oxidoreductase, producing the protein MQPSEEPTIQQLFDLTGKTILISGASGYLGGAMARGLAEAGARLVVSSRSQERAVQTAAELPDPRQVGHLGVALDHMDADSIDAGFAAALEAAGQIDVLVNNGNDPVGEDWRNVTAEAFNRHLQNATGYFLLARKLRDHLVAREARGSVIMIGSMYGVVGSYPEAYDGICAASPVAYHTMKGGLIHQTRHLSVYWAKDGVRVNCLSPGPFPSEKAPAGLAERLSKHSPMGRMGSPSELKGAVVFLASEASSYITGQNLLVDGGWTAW
- a CDS encoding Gfo/Idh/MocA family protein; this encodes MIERRRLLVVGVGSIGERHLRCFQSTDRVDISICELNADLRQKIADRYSIKTQYADLETALADPHDFAVIATPAHLHIQMARQVVEAGLDVFIEKPLSTDVSGVAELQKSLEAKQRKAGVAYVYRAHPALAAMKVDLDSGHYGKPVEMVVVSGQNFPTYRPAYRDIYYKSRETGGGAVQDALTHSMNAGEYLVGPVKALVADCAHQVLEGVDVEDTVHVITRQGNVMGSFSLNQHQPANESSITVICERGMLRFEYQKSWYRRVSEPEGEWEVGYREKLERDTLFERQASAFLDYLDGFCPPLCSLEEGMQTLAVNLSILESVERRAWIEPAHYLSH